One genomic region from Candidatus Methylomirabilota bacterium encodes:
- a CDS encoding ABC transporter permease, whose amino-acid sequence MLAYIGRRALLAVFTVWAISVLAFVIIQLPPGDYVTSYIAQMAASGSVVSEEEADNLRIQYGLGRPIYVQYYKWVKLFAEGNFGMSMEWKRPVTEVIGDRLWLTMVVAVSALLLTWVLALPIGIYSAVRQYSLGDYAATFVGFIGLAVPNFLLALVLLYLGFTLFNANIGGLFTVELQDAPWSMAKVWDLLKHLPIPALILGLAGTAQQVRIMRANLLDELRKPYVVTARSKGLTEGRVILKYPVRLALNPFASTIGYTLPYIVSGSIIVSLVLGLPTVGPLLLRALISQDMFLAGTIVLLLGVMTVIGTLVSDILLVWIDPRIRLEDS is encoded by the coding sequence ATGCTCGCGTACATCGGACGACGCGCTCTGCTCGCGGTCTTCACGGTCTGGGCGATCTCCGTCCTGGCCTTCGTCATCATCCAGTTGCCCCCGGGCGACTACGTCACCTCGTACATCGCTCAGATGGCCGCCTCGGGCAGCGTCGTCTCCGAGGAAGAGGCGGACAATCTGAGAATCCAGTACGGCCTGGGCCGCCCCATCTATGTCCAGTACTACAAGTGGGTCAAGCTGTTCGCCGAGGGCAACTTCGGCATGTCCATGGAGTGGAAGCGCCCCGTTACCGAGGTGATCGGAGATCGTTTGTGGCTGACCATGGTGGTCGCGGTGTCCGCCTTGCTCCTGACCTGGGTGCTGGCCCTGCCCATCGGCATCTACTCTGCCGTGCGGCAGTATTCACTGGGTGACTACGCCGCCACGTTCGTGGGATTCATCGGCCTCGCCGTCCCCAACTTTCTCCTGGCCCTGGTCCTGCTCTATCTCGGCTTCACCCTTTTCAACGCCAACATCGGGGGGCTGTTCACCGTCGAGCTTCAGGACGCCCCCTGGAGCATGGCCAAGGTCTGGGATCTGCTCAAGCATCTCCCGATCCCCGCCTTGATTCTGGGTCTGGCGGGAACCGCGCAGCAGGTTCGGATCATGCGCGCCAATCTGCTGGATGAGCTGCGCAAGCCTTACGTGGTGACCGCGCGATCCAAGGGCCTGACGGAGGGCCGGGTGATCTTGAAATACCCGGTACGGCTGGCTCTCAATCCGTTCGCGAGCACGATCGGCTATACCCTGCCCTACATCGTGTCGGGGAGCATCATCGTGTCCCTGGTCCTGGGACTGCCGACGGTCGGACCCCTCCTGCTCCGAGCCCTCATCTCGCAAGACATGTTCCTGGCGGGGACGATCGTGCTCCTGCTGGGCGTCATGACGGTGATCGGCACGCTGGTCTCGGACATTCTGCTCGTGTGGATCGACCCGCGCATCCGGCTCGAGGATTCCTGA